Proteins from a genomic interval of Clostridium sp. 'deep sea':
- the murA gene encoding UDP-N-acetylglucosamine 1-carboxyvinyltransferase, which yields MERFFVAGGYPIRGALHIDGAKNAILPILGASLLVNGPVILHKVPELSDVHTMCNILRSLGVEIIADNKSYILDTSSLHSHAVPDNLMSEMRSSIFLMGALLGCCGAAKVSYPGGCNIGSRPIDLHLMGLRALGAEIEEKHGYIEARAARLVGTEIFLDFPSVGATENIMLAAVKAQGETVIHNAAKEPEIVDLQKFLNAAGAQVKGAGTDTLIIEGVKSLHQVEHNVVSDRIATGTFMLAAAITAGEIDLIDTNPSHLIPLLFKGKQMGLNIKYGNDFISVKAPKRLKQASQIRTSPYPGFPTDLQSPMMVAMTQAYGTGIVIEGIFDGRYNHVNELNKMGANIKVNRRTAVISGKTLLSSTLVKATDLRAGAALILAGLVADGTTIVDDIHHIDRGYSSIEKQLSSLGAHIERK from the coding sequence ATGGAGCGTTTCTTTGTTGCCGGGGGTTACCCGATAAGGGGGGCACTGCATATAGACGGCGCAAAAAATGCAATACTGCCTATTTTAGGGGCTAGTTTGTTAGTTAATGGACCTGTAATATTACACAAGGTACCTGAGTTATCCGATGTACATACTATGTGTAATATACTTCGATCTCTTGGAGTAGAAATAATTGCGGATAATAAAAGTTATATATTAGATACTAGTAGTTTGCATAGCCATGCTGTACCAGATAACTTGATGAGTGAAATGAGATCATCAATTTTCTTAATGGGTGCATTGCTTGGCTGTTGTGGTGCTGCAAAAGTATCGTATCCAGGAGGCTGCAACATAGGATCTCGTCCTATTGATTTGCATTTAATGGGGCTAAGGGCTTTAGGTGCTGAAATTGAAGAAAAACACGGGTATATAGAAGCCCGTGCAGCTAGGCTAGTTGGAACAGAAATATTTCTTGATTTTCCGAGCGTAGGAGCAACGGAGAATATAATGCTGGCAGCTGTAAAGGCTCAGGGAGAGACAGTAATACATAATGCCGCTAAAGAGCCCGAGATAGTTGATCTGCAAAAATTCCTAAACGCTGCTGGCGCACAGGTAAAAGGTGCTGGTACTGATACACTAATAATAGAGGGTGTTAAATCCCTACATCAGGTTGAACATAATGTTGTATCTGACCGTATAGCTACAGGAACTTTTATGTTGGCAGCTGCTATTACAGCAGGTGAGATTGACTTGATTGACACAAACCCATCACATTTAATACCGTTGTTGTTTAAAGGTAAACAGATGGGGCTGAACATAAAATATGGAAATGATTTCATTTCCGTTAAAGCTCCTAAGCGATTAAAACAGGCAAGCCAGATACGTACTTCACCGTACCCAGGGTTTCCAACTGACTTGCAATCACCAATGATGGTAGCAATGACTCAGGCGTATGGTACTGGTATTGTGATAGAAGGAATCTTCGATGGAAGATATAACCATGTTAATGAGTTAAACAAAATGGGCGCAAACATTAAAGTAAATAGAAGAACTGCCGTTATAAGTGGTAAAACCCTTTTAAGTAGTACTCTAGTAAAAGCAACAGACTTAAGAGCAGGGGCAGCCCTAATATTAGCAGGGCTGGTCGCAGATGGCACAACAATAGTGGATGATATACATCATATTGACAGAGGGTACAGTTCGATTGAAAAACAACTTAGTTCTTTAGGTGCGCATATCGAAAGAAAATAA
- the ftsA gene encoding cell division protein FtsA, which yields MSRREIIAGLDIGTSEVKVVIGEFDSENERVNIIGYSQVASSGIDKSDIIDIDDVAHSIREATEYAERMAGVEVEGFYAGLPVQHVTLIYNSGAVAVSGNERIVQEEDVERVLHAAKVVAIPPENKIIDIIPCQFKIDNKTGVQRPVGMAGVRLEVDALLISLNRSVEQNITRCIEEAGYELFQFVLNPLACSYQVLREDEKEVGVILLDIGGGTTELSYFNKGVLLDTVSIPIGGNLITQDLANVLKIPQRQAEALKIRFGDLMSEEDQDIDLELETGSLGFDGQETLSSKLVRDVISYRLAEIFDMVIDEIIRMGFKEPPPAGIKVLGGVTKMPGFTDFAAECLYTKVRAANSGRDDLTYIIAKGIINYVHQYSYGYIEYDDRDRSSSRKRTGFISWLKEFFEAE from the coding sequence ATGAGCAGAAGAGAAATTATTGCCGGCCTAGATATAGGAACATCTGAGGTCAAGGTTGTAATTGGAGAGTTTGACTCAGAAAATGAGAGGGTAAATATAATTGGGTATTCCCAAGTAGCTAGCTCAGGAATTGATAAAAGCGATATTATTGATATAGATGATGTTGCTCACTCTATTAGAGAAGCTACTGAGTATGCTGAAAGAATGGCAGGCGTAGAAGTTGAAGGTTTTTATGCTGGTTTGCCAGTTCAGCACGTAACCCTTATTTATAATAGCGGAGCTGTTGCCGTAAGTGGTAACGAAAGAATTGTTCAAGAAGAAGATGTTGAACGAGTTTTACATGCCGCAAAGGTAGTGGCTATACCACCCGAGAATAAAATAATTGATATTATTCCTTGTCAATTTAAAATCGATAACAAAACAGGTGTACAGCGACCAGTTGGTATGGCTGGTGTTAGACTTGAAGTAGATGCCTTGCTTATTTCATTAAACCGCAGTGTTGAGCAAAATATTACACGCTGTATTGAAGAGGCTGGCTATGAACTATTTCAATTTGTCTTAAATCCGCTTGCATGCTCTTATCAAGTGTTAAGAGAAGATGAAAAAGAGGTTGGAGTTATCCTTTTAGATATTGGTGGTGGAACTACTGAGTTAAGCTATTTCAATAAAGGAGTTTTACTCGATACTGTGAGTATTCCGATTGGTGGAAACTTAATTACTCAGGATTTAGCTAATGTACTTAAAATCCCTCAGCGCCAAGCCGAGGCCTTAAAAATAAGATTTGGCGACTTAATGAGTGAGGAAGATCAAGATATTGATTTAGAACTTGAAACAGGTTCGCTAGGTTTTGACGGACAAGAAACACTAAGTTCTAAGTTAGTTAGAGATGTAATTAGTTATCGATTAGCAGAAATATTTGACATGGTAATCGATGAGATAATAAGAATGGGATTCAAAGAGCCACCTCCAGCAGGTATTAAAGTTTTAGGTGGAGTAACAAAAATGCCAGGGTTTACAGATTTTGCAGCTGAGTGTTTATACACTAAGGTTCGGGCAGCAAACAGTGGTAGAGATGACTTAACTTATATTATTGCAAAAGGTATTATTAACTACGTTCATCAATACAGCTATGGCTATATTGAGTACGATGATAGAGATAGGTCGAGCTCACGTAAAAGAACAGGCTTTATAAGCTGGCTTAAAGAATTTTTTGAAGCGGAATAG
- the sigG gene encoding RNA polymerase sporulation sigma factor SigG: MQLNKVEITSVNTSELPVLRNKEMKKLFVDLQNGKEENRERLVTCNLRLVLSVIQRFGNRGENPDDLFQVGCIGLIKAIDNFDLSQNVRFSTYAVPMIIGEIRRYLRDNNVIRVSRSLRDIAYKALQIRDKLVTKNRREPTIDEISEVLEVPAEQINLALDAIQEPVSLFDPIYQDGGDPIFIMDQIGDEKSKDVTWIEGIAIREALQKLNDREKKILKMRFFSGKTQMEVAKEIGISQAQVSRLEKNALNRMKKFISV, from the coding sequence ATGCAACTTAATAAAGTTGAAATTACTAGTGTAAACACATCAGAACTGCCTGTTCTACGCAATAAAGAAATGAAAAAATTATTCGTAGACCTCCAAAATGGTAAAGAAGAAAACCGCGAGAGACTAGTAACATGCAACTTGAGACTCGTATTAAGCGTTATACAGAGATTTGGCAATAGAGGAGAAAACCCAGATGACTTGTTTCAAGTTGGATGTATCGGGTTAATCAAAGCAATTGACAATTTTGACTTATCACAAAACGTAAGGTTTTCTACTTATGCTGTACCAATGATTATTGGTGAAATTCGGAGATATCTTCGCGACAACAACGTTATTAGAGTTAGTAGATCTTTAAGAGATATAGCCTATAAGGCTTTGCAAATTAGAGACAAGCTTGTAACCAAAAATCGACGAGAACCAACTATAGATGAAATCTCCGAGGTATTAGAAGTCCCAGCTGAGCAAATAAACCTAGCACTAGATGCTATTCAAGAGCCTGTATCATTATTTGATCCCATTTATCAGGATGGGGGAGATCCTATCTTTATAATGGATCAAATAGGAGACGAAAAATCCAAAGATGTAACATGGATAGAAGGAATAGCAATTAGAGAAGCATTACAAAAACTAAACGATAGAGAAAAAAAGATTCTAAAAATGCGCTTTTTCTCTGGAAAAACCCAAATGGAGGTTGCCAAAGAGATAGGTATTAGTCAGGCTCAGGTGTCACGGCTTGAAAAAAATGCCTTAAATAGAATGAAAAAATTTATAAGCGTGTGA
- a CDS encoding stage II sporulation protein R, with protein sequence MKKKYFKYLAYIVVIAIVITLSFERITNNSKYNDIIRLHIISSDLSNEAKTTKLLVRDEVLNWLKEQKINLLSPTEAATFISTKLNQIKEVANDTLKALGLSQNVSIQFGKTNLPAKMYLEKGFILPSGLYNSLNVRIGDAKGQNWWCVAYPTQCLNENTVLKINDSKKIVFKLKILEWLKQQDLNAYEVCKNALMFYQLP encoded by the coding sequence ATGAAAAAGAAGTATTTTAAGTATTTAGCATATATTGTTGTAATTGCTATAGTTATAACATTATCTTTTGAACGTATAACAAACAATAGTAAATATAATGATATTATAAGGTTACATATCATATCTAGTGATTTAAGTAATGAAGCGAAAACAACCAAACTCTTAGTTAGAGATGAAGTGTTAAACTGGCTTAAAGAGCAAAAAATAAATTTACTATCACCAACCGAGGCAGCAACATTTATTTCAACAAAACTTAACCAAATTAAAGAAGTTGCTAACGATACCTTAAAGGCATTAGGATTAAGTCAAAATGTATCAATTCAATTTGGTAAAACCAATCTTCCTGCTAAAATGTATTTGGAAAAAGGGTTTATTTTACCTAGTGGACTATATAATTCGCTTAATGTCCGAATAGGAGACGCAAAGGGACAAAATTGGTGGTGTGTAGCTTATCCCACCCAGTGTTTAAACGAAAATACAGTATTAAAAATAAATGATAGTAAAAAAATAGTTTTTAAACTAAAAATCTTAGAGTGGTTAAAACAACAAGACTTAAATGCATATGAAGTATGTAAAAATGCTTTAATGTTTTACCAATTGCCATAA
- the mraY gene encoding phospho-N-acetylmuramoyl-pentapeptide-transferase: protein MIREFLLYGGAALLIALITGPFIIKALKRLKAGATIQEELSKEHQVKVGTPLMGGIIFVIPVTVMSLILWYKGLIDWRSVLAFLVFFLGYGFIGFMDDYLKVVKKHSDGLNIKQKLVGQCAIFLVYLLIFYGQQIDTSLAIPFTHWKLSIGYAYIPFLLLFVVGFSNAVNFTDGMDGLLSGCMIASCWSYVFISIIAGNTGLAIIAAIIIGSLLGYLRYNYHPARVFMGDTGSLALGGALTALAILTKTELLLVVVGAVYVIEMLSVVMQISYFKITKGKRIFKMAPIHHHFSLLKWEELKVVWSFWLASALFGLLGLLGYINTI from the coding sequence ATGATAAGAGAGTTTTTGTTATATGGAGGAGCAGCATTATTAATAGCTTTAATAACTGGTCCATTTATTATTAAGGCATTAAAGCGATTAAAAGCTGGAGCAACAATCCAAGAAGAGTTATCAAAAGAACACCAAGTAAAGGTGGGCACTCCTTTAATGGGAGGCATAATCTTTGTGATACCCGTGACTGTAATGAGTTTAATTTTATGGTATAAAGGTTTAATTGACTGGAGGTCAGTTTTAGCCTTTTTAGTGTTCTTTTTAGGCTATGGTTTTATAGGTTTTATGGATGATTATTTAAAGGTGGTCAAGAAACATTCAGACGGCCTTAATATAAAGCAAAAGCTAGTTGGTCAATGTGCTATCTTTTTAGTATATTTACTAATATTTTATGGCCAACAAATTGATACTAGTTTAGCTATACCATTTACCCATTGGAAACTATCAATTGGTTATGCTTATATACCATTTTTACTATTATTTGTAGTAGGATTTTCTAATGCTGTTAACTTTACAGATGGCATGGATGGATTATTATCTGGTTGTATGATAGCCTCATGTTGGAGTTATGTGTTTATTAGTATCATTGCTGGAAATACTGGTTTGGCAATTATAGCGGCTATTATTATTGGTAGTTTATTAGGCTACTTACGTTATAATTACCACCCCGCAAGAGTATTTATGGGTGATACAGGTTCACTGGCTTTAGGTGGTGCATTAACTGCATTAGCAATATTAACAAAAACAGAATTATTACTAGTTGTAGTAGGTGCAGTTTATGTAATTGAAATGTTGTCTGTTGTAATGCAAATATCTTATTTTAAGATTACAAAAGGTAAACGAATATTTAAAATGGCACCTATCCATCATCACTTTAGCTTATTAAAGTGGGAAGAGCTGAAAGTGGTTTGGTCTTTTTGGCTGGCTAGTGCTTTATTTGGATTATTGGGACTATTAGGATATATTAATACGATTTAA
- a CDS encoding FtsQ-type POTRA domain-containing protein encodes MKVSYREKSKIKLWMVISVLLVVFVFQIIFTPLFFKVKHVNISGQAYLTKNEILQISQIELGKPLVTLSTSKAVKNLLANSWIKDVKVEKAWPNEVNISVTERVPSLAIPYKNQFLMISKDGYVIEIKNDYSTVNLPILNGYVVDEIEVNQQVMSKEQWELVDKIYTNLPNNVLSILSEIYWYRDLVELFTDDGLKISLGDIKDFDYVRLKMLPEILKNISKEDKGYLDLSGIYAVFRKL; translated from the coding sequence ATGAAAGTCTCTTATAGGGAAAAATCAAAAATTAAACTATGGATGGTAATATCAGTATTACTAGTTGTATTTGTATTTCAAATAATTTTTACACCGCTTTTTTTTAAGGTGAAACACGTAAACATAAGTGGACAAGCATATTTGACAAAAAACGAAATTTTACAAATTTCTCAAATTGAGTTAGGGAAACCTCTAGTTACTTTATCAACATCTAAAGCTGTAAAAAACTTATTAGCAAATTCGTGGATAAAAGATGTTAAAGTAGAAAAAGCATGGCCAAATGAAGTTAATATATCAGTAACAGAGAGAGTACCAAGTCTTGCAATACCCTATAAAAACCAGTTTTTAATGATTAGTAAAGATGGTTATGTTATTGAAATAAAGAACGATTATTCAACAGTAAACCTACCAATCTTGAATGGGTATGTTGTAGACGAAATTGAAGTTAATCAACAAGTAATGAGTAAAGAGCAGTGGGAACTTGTTGACAAGATATATACTAACTTACCAAACAATGTATTGAGTATTTTATCAGAGATTTATTGGTACCGTGATTTAGTAGAGCTATTTACAGACGATGGACTTAAAATTAGCTTAGGTGACATAAAAGACTTTGATTATGTTAGACTTAAAATGTTACCAGAAATCTTAAAGAATATTTCAAAAGAGGACAAAGGTTATTTAGATTTGAGTGGAATTTATGCAGTTTTCAGAAAATTGTAA
- the sigE gene encoding RNA polymerase sporulation sigma factor SigE, producing the protein MNLLKWLQKQIKNIKYQLTTYLAKYFPRFIGYISGAETLPPPLTLEEEKELLDRLEQGDKSVKRTLIERNLRLVVYIARKFDNTGIPIDDLVSIGSIGLIKAVNTFDVKKRIKLATYASRCIENEILMLLRRNNKRRFEISLDEPLNVDWDGNELLLSDVLVGTEGDLVYKNLENEVDLRLLEQALTSLKQRERVIIELRYGINRINCATQKEVADQLGISQSYVSRLEKRIIKRLKQEMEKIS; encoded by the coding sequence ATGAATCTATTAAAATGGTTACAAAAACAAATTAAAAACATTAAATACCAGCTTACAACTTATTTAGCTAAATATTTTCCTAGGTTTATTGGCTATATTAGTGGCGCAGAAACACTTCCTCCTCCACTTACTTTAGAAGAAGAAAAAGAACTACTAGATCGGTTAGAGCAGGGAGATAAATCTGTAAAAAGAACTTTAATTGAGCGAAACCTAAGGCTGGTAGTATATATAGCTCGTAAATTTGATAATACAGGTATCCCTATTGATGATTTGGTTTCCATTGGTTCTATAGGACTAATAAAAGCTGTTAATACATTTGATGTAAAAAAACGGATTAAATTAGCTACCTATGCTTCACGTTGTATAGAAAATGAAATACTAATGTTATTACGACGTAATAATAAACGTCGTTTTGAAATATCACTAGATGAGCCCCTTAATGTTGATTGGGATGGTAATGAATTACTGCTTTCCGATGTACTAGTTGGCACTGAGGGAGATTTAGTTTATAAAAATCTTGAGAATGAAGTTGATTTAAGGCTTTTAGAACAAGCATTAACCTCACTTAAACAACGAGAGAGGGTAATAATTGAATTGCGATATGGTATAAATCGTATTAATTGTGCCACCCAAAAAGAAGTAGCAGACCAGCTTGGCATATCTCAGTCTTATGTATCACGATTAGAAAAGCGTATTATAAAACGCTTAAAACAAGAAATGGAAAAGATAAGTTAG
- a CDS encoding sigma-E processing peptidase SpoIIGA has product MWLYVDIFLIQNIVFNIVAIYFALHITGVKRVFWRILLASFIGAVYAIIVVITNVNLASNILSKIIVVLIMLKIAVPTKNLPLYFQSVIGFFIVTAVVAGLISFISPNVTQRFIVNDYFVVTNRSQWTLFFLWPFLLLLKWVYKNYITFKEWYSNTLIAVEIRLNCQNIVLNTVLDTGNQLSGMFSKTPVIVVNRNSVLAQGGNIIYDIANKIQNGESLSFEEEKIWKKCGKIIPFQVVGSDVSILPAFKPEQISYKYKKNTYLGSKALIALAPNKFFNNPDIQGLMHPVIYKSIITESREG; this is encoded by the coding sequence TTGTGGCTTTATGTTGATATTTTTTTAATACAAAATATTGTCTTTAATATTGTTGCCATTTATTTTGCATTACATATAACAGGGGTTAAGCGAGTTTTTTGGAGAATATTATTAGCTAGTTTCATAGGTGCAGTATATGCCATTATTGTTGTGATTACAAATGTTAATTTAGCTAGCAATATACTATCAAAAATTATAGTAGTTCTAATTATGCTTAAAATAGCAGTTCCAACAAAAAACCTACCACTTTATTTTCAATCTGTAATTGGATTTTTTATAGTCACAGCAGTTGTTGCGGGTTTAATAAGCTTTATTAGCCCTAATGTTACTCAACGCTTTATTGTTAATGATTATTTTGTTGTTACCAATAGATCTCAATGGACTCTATTTTTTTTATGGCCTTTTTTATTATTATTAAAGTGGGTTTATAAGAACTATATAACATTTAAAGAATGGTACAGCAATACTTTAATAGCAGTTGAGATTAGATTAAACTGCCAAAATATAGTACTAAATACAGTTTTGGATACAGGAAATCAACTGAGCGGTATGTTTAGTAAAACACCTGTAATTGTGGTAAATAGAAATTCTGTGTTAGCACAAGGTGGTAACATAATTTATGATATTGCTAATAAAATTCAAAATGGAGAAAGCTTAAGTTTTGAAGAAGAGAAGATATGGAAAAAATGTGGTAAAATCATACCATTTCAAGTAGTAGGTAGTGATGTAAGTATATTGCCAGCATTTAAGCCAGAGCAAATAAGCTATAAATATAAAAAAAATACCTACCTAGGAAGTAAGGCGTTAATCGCACTAGCACCTAATAAATTCTTTAATAATCCAGATATTCAGGGCTTAATGCATCCTGTTATTTATAAATCAATTATTACTGAATCAAGAGAGGGATAA
- a CDS encoding alpha/beta fold hydrolase yields the protein MNQDKKIIGFENYIKIGGVNQYIQAKGCYDNEILFYLHGGPAIPASPVADIFQKQLQKHFIVVNWDQRGCGNSYSKNIKEENFTIQQLLQDANEVINYVLSKFNKQKIFLVAQSFGSVLGLKLAKLYPQKIYAYISTSQVVNIMKNEAVTYQKSLSEALKQNNKEAIAELTSIGEPPYKNMINDISVQRKWLHKFGFIERKHCILETISQNTPPELFQNIIKSAELVGKQIFKDLITQNINFTKEIKSLDVPVIFCVGKYDYATPGCITKEFYQQLKAPQKQLIYFNESAHFPDYDEPRKFANILIKLLNNLKC from the coding sequence GTGAATCAAGATAAAAAGATTATTGGTTTTGAAAACTATATTAAAATTGGTGGAGTTAATCAGTATATACAGGCTAAAGGTTGTTATGATAACGAGATACTTTTTTACCTACATGGTGGACCAGCAATTCCAGCAAGCCCTGTAGCAGATATTTTTCAAAAGCAATTGCAAAAGCACTTTATAGTAGTTAACTGGGATCAAAGAGGCTGTGGAAACTCATATAGTAAAAACATTAAAGAAGAAAACTTTACCATTCAGCAATTATTACAAGATGCAAATGAAGTTATTAATTACGTTTTAAGCAAGTTTAATAAGCAAAAAATATTTTTAGTTGCTCAATCATTTGGTAGTGTATTAGGGCTTAAATTAGCTAAGCTTTATCCTCAAAAAATATATGCTTATATTAGTACTAGTCAAGTTGTTAATATAATGAAAAACGAAGCAGTAACATATCAAAAATCGCTTAGTGAGGCCTTAAAACAAAACAATAAAGAGGCCATAGCGGAGTTAACATCAATAGGTGAACCACCATATAAAAATATGATTAATGATATAAGTGTACAACGAAAATGGCTTCATAAATTTGGTTTCATTGAGCGTAAACATTGTATACTTGAAACCATATCTCAAAATACACCACCGGAGTTGTTTCAAAACATTATAAAATCAGCTGAGTTAGTCGGAAAACAAATTTTTAAGGATTTAATAACCCAAAATATTAATTTTACAAAAGAAATAAAGAGCCTAGATGTTCCTGTAATATTTTGTGTTGGGAAATACGATTATGCTACTCCTGGATGTATAACTAAAGAATTTTATCAACAACTTAAGGCACCACAAAAGCAACTCATATACTTCAATGAATCAGCTCATTTTCCAGATTATGATGAACCTCGTAAATTTGCTAATATCTTAATTAAATTATTAAATAATCTAAAATGCTAA
- the ftsW gene encoding putative lipid II flippase FtsW — translation MKQSKQTPDKTIIIITMVLVIFGVIMVYSSSSFFADITYGDQFHFFKRQLVWAILGFVAMNITMRIKYWKYKELVPLIATVCFATLILVLIPGIGIDVKGSRRWINLGVTRMQPSELAKICLVILLAWLLERKGKKIVDFKKGVLPALVIIGLICGLILIEPDLGTAAVIGFTGVGMLFIAGLKWSHLFGLFIAGVMGIGVAIIAAPYRMRRFITFLNPWEDPSGAGYQIIQALYALGPGGLIGLGLGNSRQKLLFLPERHTDFIFSIIGEELGFLATSLVVIAFIILAIRGFRIAMRAPDTFGMLLASGITLMIVIQATLNIMVVTALIPVTGMTLPLISSGGASLFITMASLGILLNISRYIRV, via the coding sequence ATGAAACAATCAAAACAGACTCCAGATAAAACAATAATTATAATAACCATGGTGTTAGTTATTTTTGGCGTAATAATGGTGTATAGCTCGAGCTCATTTTTTGCAGACATAACCTATGGAGATCAATTTCATTTCTTTAAAAGGCAATTGGTTTGGGCTATTTTAGGCTTTGTGGCAATGAATATTACTATGCGTATTAAGTACTGGAAATATAAAGAGTTAGTTCCGCTTATTGCAACAGTTTGTTTTGCTACTTTAATTCTGGTACTAATACCAGGTATAGGAATTGATGTAAAGGGATCTAGACGTTGGATTAACCTTGGAGTTACTCGCATGCAGCCCAGTGAATTAGCCAAGATTTGTTTAGTAATACTTTTAGCTTGGCTACTTGAACGTAAGGGTAAAAAAATAGTAGATTTTAAAAAGGGTGTATTGCCAGCTTTAGTTATTATTGGCTTAATCTGCGGGTTAATTTTAATTGAGCCAGATTTAGGAACAGCGGCTGTAATTGGTTTTACAGGTGTTGGTATGTTGTTTATTGCTGGATTAAAGTGGTCTCATTTATTTGGGTTATTTATAGCTGGGGTTATGGGAATTGGTGTAGCAATTATTGCAGCTCCTTATAGAATGAGACGATTCATTACGTTTTTAAACCCTTGGGAGGACCCATCTGGAGCGGGTTATCAAATAATACAGGCCTTATATGCCTTGGGGCCAGGTGGTTTAATTGGGTTAGGATTAGGAAATAGTCGTCAAAAACTACTATTTTTACCAGAGAGACACACCGATTTTATTTTTAGTATTATTGGCGAAGAGCTGGGTTTTTTAGCAACGTCGCTGGTTGTTATTGCATTTATTATTTTAGCAATAAGAGGGTTTAGAATAGCAATGCGAGCTCCAGATACCTTTGGCATGTTATTAGCATCTGGCATTACTCTAATGATTGTAATTCAAGCAACACTTAATATTATGGTAGTAACTGCCTTAATACCTGTTACTGGAATGACCTTGCCTTTAATAAGTAGTGGTGGAGCCTCATTGTTTATTACCATGGCATCGTTAGGAATTTTACTCAACATTTCAAGATATATTCGTGTGTAG
- the ftsZ gene encoding cell division protein FtsZ gives MDFSTSGVACIKVIGVGGGGGNAVNRMIESGVRNVEFIAVNTDSQALLANKAPLKLQIGEKLTRGLGAGARPEVGEEAAKESIDSIKKELAGADMVFITAGMGGGTGTGAAPVIAAAAKEIGALTVAVVTKPFTFEGRQRMKLAESGIEKLKDAVDTIITIPNNRLLDFVGPGASFLEAFKNADDVLHKGVQGISDLIAVPGLINLDFADVKTIMQGKGTAMMGIGQCSGDGRASDAAKRAISSPILEISIDGATDVLVSITGSADLTLFEINDAMEIIYTSVDPNANVIFGATIDDNLGDEVRITAIATGFDFSSSAKKGSSNNSSSSSRSNKSPWSVKPYPQAEEKDREVAASYTKKSNHSGDINIPTYNRRELSNMRRNPYENNSKRNDNMDNQN, from the coding sequence ATGGATTTCAGTACAAGTGGAGTAGCTTGTATAAAAGTAATTGGTGTTGGTGGCGGTGGCGGTAATGCCGTTAATCGTATGATAGAATCTGGTGTTAGGAATGTAGAATTTATTGCAGTAAACACTGATTCACAGGCACTGTTGGCAAACAAAGCTCCTCTTAAGCTGCAGATAGGTGAAAAGCTTACAAGAGGTTTAGGTGCAGGCGCCAGACCAGAGGTTGGTGAGGAAGCTGCAAAGGAAAGCATTGATTCTATAAAAAAAGAGCTTGCAGGCGCCGATATGGTGTTTATAACAGCAGGAATGGGTGGAGGCACTGGTACAGGTGCAGCCCCAGTAATTGCAGCAGCAGCAAAAGAAATTGGAGCTTTAACTGTAGCAGTAGTAACCAAACCTTTTACTTTTGAAGGCAGACAGAGAATGAAACTAGCAGAGAGTGGTATTGAAAAGTTAAAGGATGCTGTAGACACTATCATCACTATTCCTAATAATAGACTACTCGACTTTGTTGGACCTGGTGCATCATTTTTAGAGGCATTTAAAAATGCCGATGATGTATTACATAAAGGTGTGCAAGGTATTTCTGATTTAATTGCTGTGCCAGGATTAATAAACCTTGACTTTGCAGATGTAAAGACAATTATGCAAGGTAAAGGCACTGCTATGATGGGTATTGGTCAGTGTAGTGGAGATGGCAGAGCTAGTGACGCTGCCAAGAGAGCTATTTCTAGTCCAATTTTAGAAATCTCCATAGATGGAGCTACAGATGTGCTTGTTAGTATTACTGGTAGTGCAGATCTTACATTGTTTGAAATAAATGACGCCATGGAAATTATTTATACTTCAGTTGACCCAAATGCAAATGTAATTTTTGGGGCAACAATTGACGATAATCTTGGTGATGAGGTTCGCATAACTGCTATTGCAACTGGATTTGATTTTTCAAGTTCTGCTAAAAAAGGATCTAGCAATAATAGTAGTAGCAGTAGTAGAAGTAATAAAAGCCCTTGGTCTGTAAAACCATATCCTCAAGCAGAGGAAAAAGATCGTGAGGTTGCAGCATCATACACCAAAAAAAGTAATCATAGTGGGGATATAAACATACCTACGTATAACCGTAGAGAATTGAGCAATATGCGTAGAAACCCATATGAAAACAATTCTAAACGAAACGATAACATGGATAACCAAAATTAA